The following coding sequences are from one Lolium rigidum isolate FL_2022 chromosome 6, APGP_CSIRO_Lrig_0.1, whole genome shotgun sequence window:
- the LOC124664914 gene encoding phosphopantothenoylcysteine decarboxylase-like, which yields MATQETVPNAAAQPRRRRPRVLVAASGSVAAIKFETLCRGLAEWADVRAVATASSLHFVDRSSFPSGVALLTDADEWSTWRKIGDEVLHIELRKWADAMVIAPLSANTLAKIAGGLCDNLLTCVVRAWDYGKPIFVAPAMNTFMWDSPFTRRHLDVVAELGVSVIPPVTKRLACGDYGNGAMAEPSEICRTVRLFFGSQDRL from the exons ATGGCTACGCAGGAGACGGTGCCGAACGCCGCCGCCCAGCCTCGGAGGCGGAGGCCGCGCGTCCTGGTCGCCGCATCCGGCAGCGTGGCGGCGATCAAGTTCGAGACCCTCTGCCGCGGCCTCGCCGAGTGGGCCGACGTccgggcggtggcgacggcctcGTCCCTGCACTTCGTGGACCGGTCGTCCTTCCCGAGCGGCGTCGCCCTCCTCACCGACGCCGACGAGTGGTCCACCTGGCGGAAGATCGGCGACGAGGTGCTGCACATCGAGCTGCGCAAGTGGGCCGACGCCATGGTCATCGCGCCACTCTCGGCCAACACCCTGGCCAAG ATCGCCGGCGGGCTGTGCGACAACCTGCTGACGTGCGTGGTGCGCGCGTGGGACTACGGCAAGCCCATCTTCGTCGCGCCGGCAATGAACACCTTCATGTGGGACAGCCCCTTCACCAGGCGCCACCTCGACGTCGTCGCCGAGCTGGGCGTGTCAGTCATTCCTCCGGTGACCAAGCGGCTGGCCTGCGGGGACTACGGGAACGGCGCCATGGCAGAGCCCTCCGAGATCTGCAGAACCGTCAGGCTCTTTTTCGGATCACAAGATCGACTCTGA
- the LOC124662071 gene encoding general transcription and DNA repair factor IIH subunit TFB1-1-like isoform X1, with protein sequence MGTLTIGAKYRTTLRDPGTSGVLSMSEDKFTFTPHDTCSLMVLNLDFRSIKGHKFNRVDCSKPTQPLLNLLQNSDKGGGYIFEFDNVGDRELCRDFVARVFAEMERRMRLLREDSELRKLHKKFVVSSILQESEFWAIRKNLLDDEANQALKQKPGVKNVMVADVRPSANGQALYFGTELVLLRDLWQTNKVPIRPTTEMILEIFLEKPAVHQAFLDYVPKKIKRVDPVFDMEVDAGDDYIHLPDHGILCDGTKETTDTDIELARRTLSQDLNRHAAVVLDGRSTDIKSADTKTVAEALARSRKERPFSSVADDASHERSIKMARMTEIEDLQVPRSIPYATLCIKDPREFFDSQQANALRSLGENNGVRKAHSCSLSTDDAFRHLMDQISSVKLNCLIVQSDLALKVLNELNEGISQSRRLSLKNLQDSLLGRLPRRTRDELMDHWMAIQELLHHFWSSYPITTAALRNKVQRVLGAMTQIYQTLQDIKESALPDVRHEISRLVKPMTQALDAAFDHDLDQQQKSSKPGNSPSGF encoded by the exons aTGGGGACCCTGACGATCGGTGCCAAGTACAGGACGACGCTCAGGGACCCCGGCACCAGCGGCGTCCTCAGCATG AGTGAAGATAAGTTCACATTTACCCCTCATGATACATGCTCATTAATGGTGCTCAATCTCGATTTCCGAAGCATCAAAG GTCACAAGTTCAACAGAGTAGATTGTAGCAAACCAACACAACCGTTACTGAATCTTTTACAAAATTCTGACAAG GGGGGAGGCTATATTTTTGAGTTTGACAATGTTGGTGACCGTGAGTTGTGTCGTGACTTTGTAG CTAGGGTTTTTGCCGAAATGGAGCGGCGAATGAGATTGCTTCGAGAAGACAG TGAACTGCGGAAGTTACATAAGAAGTTTGTTGTTTCCAGTATTCTGCAAGAGTCTGAATTTTGGGCGATTAGAAAG AATTTACTTGACGATGAAGCAAATCAAGCATTGAAACAAAAgccaggtgtcaaaaatgtgatggTAGCTGATGTTAGGCCATCAGCCAATGGACAG gcCTTGTATTTTGGAACGGAGTTAGTACTTCTGCGTGATCTTTGGCAGACAAACAAAGTTCCTATCAGACCGACAACCGAGATGATCCTTGAG atttttttggaaAAGCCAGCCGTGCATCAGGCATTTTTGGATTATGTCCCAAAGAAG ATAAAACGAGTTGATCCAGTATTTGACATGGAAGTAGATGCAGGAGATGACTACATCCATCTCCCG GATCATGGGATTCTCTGCGATGGCACCAAAGAGACAACTGATACTGATATTGAATTGGCTAGGAGAACACTTTCTCAGGATCTGAATCGGCATGCTGCTGTCGTTCTTGACGGGAGATCAACAG ATATCAAATCAGCTGATACGAAGACTGTTGCTGAAGCACTTGCAAGGTCTAGGAAGG AAAGACCTTTTAGTTCTGTTGCTGATGATGCtagtcatgagagatcaattaaGATGGCCCGCATGACTGAGATAGAGGACCTGCAAGTTCCAAGAAGTATACCATATGCAACACTTTGTATAAAG GATCCTCGAGAATTTTTCGATTCTCAGCAAGCAAATGCTCTGAGATCTTTAGGTGAGAACAATGGTGTAAGAAAGGCTCACAGCTGCAGCCTGAGCACCGATGATGCATTCCGTCATTTGATGGATCAAATATCTTCTGTGAAATTGAACTGTCTGATTGTTCAATCAGATTTGGCTCTTAAG GTTCTTAATGAATTGAATGAAGGAATTTCACAATCACGAAGGCTTAGTCTTAAGAATCTCCAAGACAGTCTCCTTGGTCGTCTTCCACGCCGAACACGAGATGAACTTATGGAC CATTGGATGGCTATCCAGGAGTTGCTGCACCATTTTTGGTCATCGTACCCAATAACAACTGCAGCCCTTAGAAATAAG GTTCAAAGGGTTCTAGGTGCAATGACACAGATATATCAAACGTTGCAG GATATAAAGGAATCAGCACTGCCTGATGTAAGACACGAGATATCTCGACTTGTAAAGCCCATGACCCAG GCTCTGGATGCTGCCTTCGACCATGATCTAGACCAGCAGCAGAAATCTTCAAAGCCTGGGAACAGCCCCAGCGGGTTTTGA
- the LOC124662071 gene encoding general transcription and DNA repair factor IIH subunit TFB1-1-like isoform X2 has protein sequence MERRMRLLREDSELRKLHKKFVVSSILQESEFWAIRKNLLDDEANQALKQKPGVKNVMVADVRPSANGQALYFGTELVLLRDLWQTNKVPIRPTTEMILEIFLEKPAVHQAFLDYVPKKIKRVDPVFDMEVDAGDDYIHLPDHGILCDGTKETTDTDIELARRTLSQDLNRHAAVVLDGRSTDIKSADTKTVAEALARSRKERPFSSVADDASHERSIKMARMTEIEDLQVPRSIPYATLCIKDPREFFDSQQANALRSLGENNGVRKAHSCSLSTDDAFRHLMDQISSVKLNCLIVQSDLALKVLNELNEGISQSRRLSLKNLQDSLLGRLPRRTRDELMDHWMAIQELLHHFWSSYPITTAALRNKVQRVLGAMTQIYQTLQDIKESALPDVRHEISRLVKPMTQALDAAFDHDLDQQQKSSKPGNSPSGF, from the exons ATGGAGCGGCGAATGAGATTGCTTCGAGAAGACAG TGAACTGCGGAAGTTACATAAGAAGTTTGTTGTTTCCAGTATTCTGCAAGAGTCTGAATTTTGGGCGATTAGAAAG AATTTACTTGACGATGAAGCAAATCAAGCATTGAAACAAAAgccaggtgtcaaaaatgtgatggTAGCTGATGTTAGGCCATCAGCCAATGGACAG gcCTTGTATTTTGGAACGGAGTTAGTACTTCTGCGTGATCTTTGGCAGACAAACAAAGTTCCTATCAGACCGACAACCGAGATGATCCTTGAG atttttttggaaAAGCCAGCCGTGCATCAGGCATTTTTGGATTATGTCCCAAAGAAG ATAAAACGAGTTGATCCAGTATTTGACATGGAAGTAGATGCAGGAGATGACTACATCCATCTCCCG GATCATGGGATTCTCTGCGATGGCACCAAAGAGACAACTGATACTGATATTGAATTGGCTAGGAGAACACTTTCTCAGGATCTGAATCGGCATGCTGCTGTCGTTCTTGACGGGAGATCAACAG ATATCAAATCAGCTGATACGAAGACTGTTGCTGAAGCACTTGCAAGGTCTAGGAAGG AAAGACCTTTTAGTTCTGTTGCTGATGATGCtagtcatgagagatcaattaaGATGGCCCGCATGACTGAGATAGAGGACCTGCAAGTTCCAAGAAGTATACCATATGCAACACTTTGTATAAAG GATCCTCGAGAATTTTTCGATTCTCAGCAAGCAAATGCTCTGAGATCTTTAGGTGAGAACAATGGTGTAAGAAAGGCTCACAGCTGCAGCCTGAGCACCGATGATGCATTCCGTCATTTGATGGATCAAATATCTTCTGTGAAATTGAACTGTCTGATTGTTCAATCAGATTTGGCTCTTAAG GTTCTTAATGAATTGAATGAAGGAATTTCACAATCACGAAGGCTTAGTCTTAAGAATCTCCAAGACAGTCTCCTTGGTCGTCTTCCACGCCGAACACGAGATGAACTTATGGAC CATTGGATGGCTATCCAGGAGTTGCTGCACCATTTTTGGTCATCGTACCCAATAACAACTGCAGCCCTTAGAAATAAG GTTCAAAGGGTTCTAGGTGCAATGACACAGATATATCAAACGTTGCAG GATATAAAGGAATCAGCACTGCCTGATGTAAGACACGAGATATCTCGACTTGTAAAGCCCATGACCCAG GCTCTGGATGCTGCCTTCGACCATGATCTAGACCAGCAGCAGAAATCTTCAAAGCCTGGGAACAGCCCCAGCGGGTTTTGA